In Peptostreptococcus equinus, the DNA window AAATAATATATATATGCATTTTATATTATTTTATTAAAAGCTTAGGACTATTGAAAAACTAAATTATATTTGTTAGTATGAATCTAGAATAAAATAGTGGAGGAAATAATGTGGACAAGGAAGAATACATGAGGCAAGCTTTAATTCAAGCAAAAAAGGCCTACGCTATGAAAGAAACTCCAATTGGTGCTGTAATAGTGTATGATGGAAAAATTGTGGGCAGAGGATTTAATATTGTTGAACATATGAAAGATTCTATTTGTCATGCTGAAATAATGGCAATCAAAGATGCTCAAAAAAAATTGGGAAAATGGAGATTATTTGATTGTGAATTATATGTTACTATGGAACCTTGCCTTATGTGTGCTGGTGCAATAGCAAATTCTAGAATAAAAGAAATATATATTGGAGCAGGACATAATAAAAATCATATAGTAGATAAACACAATAATTTTAAGTTGGAATATTATAAAGATAATAAAGTATACTATGAGTTCGGAATATTGGAAGGTGAATGTTCTAGCATTTTAACTGATTTTTTTAAAGAAAGAAGAAAAAGTAAAGCCTGATATTTACTAATATCAGGCTTTATGTTATTATCAATAGGTAAGATTTTTGGAGAAATGTCCGAGAGGCCGAAGGAGCATGCCTGGAAAGTATGTGTGCGGGAAACCGTACCGAGGGTTCGAATCCCTCTTTCTCCGTTATTTAAAATTAGATAATTGATTATGGAGAGTTTGGAGAAAATCCAACTCTCCTATTTTTATAATATAGTTTAATTTTTTACACGTCAATAAAAACTGAAGAATAGTCAGTTTTCAATCTAATAGTTTATGCGTTCTTCGAACATAATTGATAGCTCTCCAAAAATAGAACCCAGTTTCTAATAGGATAAATCCATTTTTTACTTACTTTCTCAACAGAGAGAAACAACGCTTTTTCGAGAGAAGATTTAGTAGGAAATACGCTTATCCCTATTTAGTCTCTTAAACTGAGCATTCAGGCTTTCTATAGCATTTGTAGTATATATAACTCTCCTTATTTCTGGAGAAAATTTAAAAATAGGAGTTATGCAATCCCAATTTGTGTACCAAGATTTAAGTGCATTAGGGTATTTTTCGGACCACTTTTCGCTCACACCATCCAAATTTTGCATAGCTTGTGTTCACTACCTGATAAATAGATTGATTTAAGATCTGAAGCGAATTCTTTTTTGTCTTTATAACTTATATAACCAGAGTCCCCGACTGAAAAGTGTACAGCATCTATGTATATTACTGGATAGATAGCATCAAGAGGTCTACTTTTCCATTCCTCAATTTCAAACGCTCCCATAGAACTTCTTACTTTTTTTGATTTGTATCCATTACGACTTTTTTCATCTTCCCATAATAAAAGTCCTCCTATGATAATTTAATTTTACCATAGAAGGACTTACTATTTTACAGAGTTTTTCCATAGACTCCAAAAAAGAAGAGGTGTAAAACCTCTTCAAATTATAATTAATTATTTTACTTATAAAACAAGTTCTAGAGAAATATTTGCGCGTTCATATGGGAATTTTTCTCTATCAAGAGGTATTTCTTTAAATCCAAATCTTTTATACATTCTTACAGCTACATCACATTTTGTATTTGATACTATTACTATCTTTTTTGCATTGGTTTCATTTTTTACATGATCAATACATGCTTTTAGACATGCTGTTCCAGCACCAGTTCCTGTGTACAT includes these proteins:
- a CDS encoding nucleoside deaminase, translated to MDKEEYMRQALIQAKKAYAMKETPIGAVIVYDGKIVGRGFNIVEHMKDSICHAEIMAIKDAQKKLGKWRLFDCELYVTMEPCLMCAGAIANSRIKEIYIGAGHNKNHIVDKHNNFKLEYYKDNKVYYEFGILEGECSSILTDFFKERRKSKA